The following proteins are co-located in the Pseudomonas synxantha genome:
- the clpA gene encoding ATP-dependent Clp protease ATP-binding subunit ClpA has translation MLNRELEVTLNLAFKEARSKRHEFMTVEHLLLALLDNEAAATVLRACGANLDKLKHDLQEFIDSTTPLIPVHDEDRETQPTLGFQRVLQRAVFHVQSSGKREVTGANVLVAIFSEQESQAVFLLKQQSVARIDVVNYIAHGISKVPGHGDHSEGEQEMQDDEGGESSSSGNPLDAYASNLNELARQGRIDPLVGRELEVERVAQILARRRKNNPLLVGEAGVGKTAIAEGLAKRIVDNQVPDLLANSVVYSLDLGALLAGTKYRGDFEKRFKALLGELKKRPQAILFIDEIHTIIGAGAASGGVMDASNLLKPLLSSGDIRCIGSTTFQEFRGIFEKDRALARRFQKVDVSEPSVEDTIGILRGLKGRFEAHHGIEYTDEALRAAAELASRYINDRHMPDKAIDVIDEAGAYQRLQPVEKRVKRIDVPQVEDIVAKIARIPPKHVTSSDKELLRNLERDLKLTVFGQDAAIDSLSTAIKLSRAGLKSPDKPVGSFLFAGPTGVGKTEAARQLAKAMGIELVRFDMSEYMERHTVSRLIGAPPGYVGFDQGGLLTEAITKQPHCVLLLDEIEKAHPEVFNLLLQVMDHGTLTDNNGRKADFRNVIVIMTTNAGAETAARASIGFTHQDHSSDAMEVIKKSFTPEFRNRLDTIIQFGRLSHEVIKSVVDKFLTELQAQLEDKRVQLDVTEAARSWIAEGGYDAAMGARPMARLIQDKIKRPLAEEILFGELSDHGGVVHIDLKDGELTFDFETTAEMA, from the coding sequence ATGTTAAACCGCGAGCTCGAAGTCACCCTTAATCTTGCCTTCAAGGAGGCTCGTTCGAAGCGTCATGAATTCATGACCGTCGAACACCTGCTGCTGGCACTTTTGGATAACGAAGCTGCCGCCACCGTTCTGCGTGCGTGCGGCGCCAACCTCGACAAGCTCAAGCATGACCTGCAGGAGTTCATCGACTCCACAACGCCACTGATCCCCGTGCATGACGAGGACCGTGAAACCCAGCCAACCCTGGGCTTCCAGCGGGTATTGCAGCGTGCTGTTTTCCACGTTCAGAGCTCCGGTAAGCGTGAGGTCACGGGCGCGAACGTGCTTGTGGCAATTTTCAGCGAACAGGAAAGCCAGGCCGTGTTCCTGCTCAAGCAGCAGAGCGTTGCCCGTATTGATGTAGTCAATTACATCGCCCACGGTATCTCCAAAGTGCCTGGGCACGGCGATCATTCCGAGGGTGAGCAGGAAATGCAGGATGACGAGGGCGGTGAGTCTTCTTCTTCGGGCAATCCACTGGATGCCTACGCCAGCAATCTCAACGAATTGGCGCGCCAGGGGCGGATCGATCCGCTGGTGGGGCGTGAGCTTGAGGTTGAGCGTGTGGCGCAGATCCTTGCTCGTCGGCGCAAGAACAATCCGTTGCTGGTTGGGGAGGCGGGCGTGGGTAAAACCGCGATCGCCGAAGGCCTGGCCAAGCGCATTGTCGACAATCAGGTCCCAGACCTGTTGGCCAATAGCGTTGTCTACTCCCTTGACCTGGGCGCCTTGCTCGCCGGGACCAAGTACCGGGGCGATTTCGAGAAGCGCTTCAAGGCGCTGCTCGGCGAGCTGAAAAAACGCCCGCAGGCGATCCTGTTTATCGACGAGATCCACACCATTATCGGCGCTGGTGCAGCATCCGGTGGGGTAATGGACGCCTCCAACCTGCTCAAGCCGCTGCTGTCGTCGGGCGATATCCGCTGCATCGGCTCGACCACGTTCCAGGAGTTCCGTGGCATCTTCGAGAAAGACCGTGCCCTGGCGCGCCGCTTCCAGAAAGTCGACGTGTCCGAGCCTTCGGTTGAAGACACCATCGGCATCCTGCGCGGGCTCAAGGGGCGCTTCGAGGCGCACCATGGCATCGAATACACCGATGAGGCCCTGCGTGCCGCGGCTGAGCTGGCGTCGCGCTACATCAATGACCGGCACATGCCGGACAAGGCCATCGACGTGATCGACGAGGCGGGGGCCTATCAGCGCCTGCAACCGGTCGAGAAGCGTGTGAAGCGCATTGACGTGCCTCAGGTCGAGGATATCGTGGCGAAGATCGCGCGGATTCCGCCAAAACACGTCACCAGTTCCGACAAGGAGCTGCTGCGTAACCTGGAGCGCGACCTCAAGCTCACCGTGTTTGGTCAGGATGCGGCGATCGATTCGCTGTCCACCGCGATCAAGTTGTCCCGTGCGGGCCTCAAGTCGCCGGACAAGCCGGTCGGGTCGTTCCTGTTCGCAGGCCCTACCGGGGTCGGCAAGACCGAAGCGGCGCGGCAATTGGCCAAGGCCATGGGGATCGAGCTGGTGCGTTTCGACATGTCCGAGTATATGGAGCGCCACACCGTGTCGCGCCTGATCGGTGCGCCTCCGGGCTATGTCGGCTTCGACCAGGGCGGCCTGTTGACCGAGGCGATCACCAAGCAGCCGCATTGCGTACTGTTGCTCGATGAAATCGAGAAGGCTCACCCGGAAGTCTTCAACCTGCTGCTGCAGGTCATGGACCACGGAACCCTGACTGACAACAACGGGCGCAAGGCGGACTTCCGCAACGTAATCGTGATCATGACCACCAACGCCGGTGCTGAAACCGCTGCGCGGGCCTCTATTGGCTTCACGCATCAGGATCACTCCTCCGATGCCATGGAAGTGATCAAGAAGAGCTTCACGCCGGAGTTCCGCAACCGTCTGGACACCATTATCCAGTTTGGTCGCCTCAGCCATGAGGTCATCAAAAGCGTGGTGGACAAGTTCCTCACCGAGCTTCAAGCGCAACTGGAAGACAAGCGCGTGCAGCTGGATGTGACGGAAGCGGCGCGCAGCTGGATCGCAGAGGGCGGCTACGACGCGGCAATGGGCGCTCGCCCGATGGCGCGTCTGATCCAGGACAAGATCAAGCGGCCGTTGGCCGAAGAGATCCTGTTCGGCGAACTCTCCGACCATGGCGGCGTGGTGCATATCGACCTGAAGGACGGCGAGCTGACCTTCGATTTCGAGACCACGGCGGAAATGGCCTGA